Proteins encoded within one genomic window of Cucumis sativus cultivar 9930 chromosome 3, Cucumber_9930_V3, whole genome shotgun sequence:
- the LOC101204006 gene encoding dolichyl-diphosphooligosaccharide--protein glycosyltransferase subunit DAD1 isoform X1 yields MARSTSKDAQALFQSLFSAYAATPTTLKIIDLYVIYAVFTALIQVAYMAIVGSFPFNSFLSGVLSCIGTAVLAVCLRIQVNKENKEFKDLAPERAFADFVLCNLVLHLVIINFLG; encoded by the exons ATGGCGAGATCCACGAGCAAGGACGCTCAAGCTCTTTTCCAATCACTTTTTTCAGCTTATGCTGCCACTCCAACAACTCTCAAG ATCATTGATCTTTATGTGATTTATGCTGTGTTCACCGCTCTGATCCAG GTAGCATACATGGCAATTGTAGGATCTTTCCCATTCAACTCTTTCCTCTCAGGTGTTCTTTCTTGTATCGGGACAGCTGTCCTTGCTG TTTGTCTCCGGATCcaagttaataaagaaaacaaggaaTTCAAG gATTTGGCACCGGAGCGAGCTTTTGCAGATTTCGTCCTGTGCAACTTGGTTCTCCATTTGGTGATTATCAACTTCCTTGGTTAA
- the LOC101204006 gene encoding dolichyl-diphosphooligosaccharide--protein glycosyltransferase subunit DAD1 isoform X2 has translation MARSTSKDAQALFQSLFSAYAATPTTLKVAYMAIVGSFPFNSFLSGVLSCIGTAVLAVCLRIQVNKENKEFKDLAPERAFADFVLCNLVLHLVIINFLG, from the exons ATGGCGAGATCCACGAGCAAGGACGCTCAAGCTCTTTTCCAATCACTTTTTTCAGCTTATGCTGCCACTCCAACAACTCTCAAG GTAGCATACATGGCAATTGTAGGATCTTTCCCATTCAACTCTTTCCTCTCAGGTGTTCTTTCTTGTATCGGGACAGCTGTCCTTGCTG TTTGTCTCCGGATCcaagttaataaagaaaacaaggaaTTCAAG gATTTGGCACCGGAGCGAGCTTTTGCAGATTTCGTCCTGTGCAACTTGGTTCTCCATTTGGTGATTATCAACTTCCTTGGTTAA